DNA sequence from the Candidatus Methylomirabilota bacterium genome:
CGCGTGATGGGCCATCAGCCGATAGATGTTCAGCACCCGTCCGGACGCCTGCTGGAGCCCGTCGTAGATCGCCTGGATCTCGGGCCCGACCTGCGACCGATCGAGATACGGTAGTCTCGCCGCCATCGCGCACTTCCTTTCCGGGCGATGCGTCCGCGGTGGGCCGGGCCCGCGTGCGAGTCGCCGCGAGGCCGCATCATACGTGGGCGCGTCCGACGGTCAAGCGAGCGCGCCGGTCACAAGATCGCCAGGTGAACGACCGCGCCCTCGAAGAGCAGCGCGGCCCCCCGGCTTCGCTCCACCCCGAATTCGAAGAGCTGCCCGACCCCCGCGTTGCCCCGCAGGCCGCCCTCCACCCGGGCCGCGCCTCGCAGCACGCTCTCGACGCGCTTCCGCGCGGCCGGCTCGTCCCAGCTGCCGGCGGATCCGTAGGCGTCCAGCGCGTAGGCCCGCAGCAGCTTCGGCCACTCGCGGGCGAAGAGGTCCGGGGAGTCGAAGGCGTCGATACCCGCGAGCCGGGGTCCCACGAAGATGGCGGCGCCCCGCGCGCGCGGCACGCCCGCCGGATCCAGCCGGCGGCTGGCGGCGTCGAGGTGCGCGCGGACCTCGGGCTTGTCGTAGATCGCCTGATAGCTGCCGGTGGGCGAGGGCGCGCGGAGATCGCGCGAGGCGGCGGCGACGCCGGACCAGATGCGCGACTGCGAGGCGTTGCCCAAGACCTCGGAGCGGACGCTCGGCTGCACCACGCTGCTCCGGCTCTCGAAGTCCTTTCGCCCCTCGTTCCAGCGGCCCTGCTCGACGCAGTACACCCCCACATTGCGGGGCCCGCTCAGCGGGGGCAGCAGCAGGTCCTCGCGCAGCACGCGGTTCTGCTTGCCCCCGATCAGGATCTCGCCAGCCAGCAGCAGCACGTACGACTTGCCGCGATTGTCGGCGATCAGCTCGGGCACGCTGGCCTGCGCCCGCTCGGTCACCGTGAGCGCGGAGGCGGCGCGCGCCTCGTCGAGCGTGACGATCCGAGTGGTGGCACGGCTCGCGCCCTCCGGAGCCTGGAGCCAGATCGCGGCGAGCGCGTTCTGGGTCATCGACGGTCCCGGAACGAGGCCGGCGAGCATGCGCTGCAGGTCGGGGCTCGTCCGGCCGGCCACCGGAGCGGGCTTGAGCGCGTCGCCATCGGGCAGGATGCGGATCGGCTCGGCGAAGGCCTCGGCGGGCACGGACAGGGCGGCTCCGCCGAGGAGCTTCAGGAACGAGCGTCGCAGTGGATTCATGGCGTCCTCCTTGCCCGCTTAGACCGGGCTCTCCGCGGAAAGTTCCGGCGATCGCGTATACTGACCGCGGACGACCGAGATCCCATGAGGAGTCATGCCCCTTGAGGAGTCATCCGATGAAGCGAACCGCGGCGATGGCCGTTCTGCTGGTCCTGACCCTGTGTCCGCTCCTGCTCGCGAGCGAGGCGTGGGCGCGCGCGGGCGGGGGAAGCTCGGGCGGAAGCCGCGGCTCCCGCAGCTATTCCTCGCCGGCCAAGCCGCCGTCGAGCCCCGTCTCGCCGAGTCAGCCCTCCTCGCCCCCGGTCCACCAGTCACCCGCGCCGCAGCCGCGTCCGGGCTGGGGCGGCATGATGGGCGGGATGTTCGGCGGCCTCCTGCTGGGCGGCCTGCTGGGCAGCCTCTTCTTCGGCGGCGTCCCCGGCGGCGGCATCGGGCTGCTCGAGATCCTGATCATCGCGGGTCTGGCCTGGCTCGCGATCTCCTACATGCGGCGCCGGCAGGCGCCCGAGCGTTCCGGCTACGCGATGGCCGCCGGTTACGGCAGCGGCGGGTACGGCGGCTCCTCGGCGTCCCGGTACGACGCGCCGCCCTCCGGTCGGGCGGAGACCGCGGTGCTGGAGCCGCCGGCCGGGCCGTCCGATCTGGAGCGCGGGCTGGGCCACGTCCGCCAGATGGACGCGGGCTTCGATCCGCGCGCCGTCGCGGAGACGGCCTCGGACATCTTCTTCAAGGTGCAGGGCGCATGGACGGCGCGCGACATGGCGTCCGCCTCGTCGGTGCTGACCCCGGAGATGCAGACGCTCCTGCAACGCGACTGCGACCGGCTGCGGGCGGAGCGCAAGATCAACCGGCTGGAGAACATCGCGGTGCGGTCGGCCGAGGTCACCGAGGTGTGGCAGGAGAGCGGGCAGGACTACGTCACGGTGCACTTCCTGGCGAGCCTGCTCGACTACACCACCGACGAGACCGGCGCGCGCGTGCTCGAGGGCAGCCGGACCGAGCCGGTGAAGTTCGAGGAGTACTGGACGCTGGTGCGACCGGTGGGGCCGAACCCCTTCCGGCTCAGCGCGATCCAGCAGGCGTAGCCCGGACTAGAACGAGGCCGACATCCCGCCGTCGAAGTTGATGGCGGTCCCGGTGATGTAGGCGGCGCGGGCGGAGCAGAGGAACGCGGCGAGATCCGCGAACTCCTCGGCCTCGCCCACGCGCCCCACCGGCACCCGCTTGGCCACCTCGCGGTAGTAGCCCTCCAGATCGCCCTTGGCCCGGCGCTCCCACTGCGCGCTCTTCACGAGGCCCAGGCAGATCGTGTTCACGAGGATGCGGTCCGGCGCGTACTCGTTGGCCAGCGACTTGGTCAGGTTGATGCCCGCGGCTCGGGTGACGCTGGTGGGGAGCGCGCGGGCCGCCGGAGTCTTGCCCCCCACCGTGGTCACGTTCACGATGCGTCCGCCCCCGCGCGTCTTCATGTGGGGGATGACGAGACGGCAGAAGCGGATGGCCGCGATCAGCTTGACCTGGATGTCGGCCTCCCACGTCGCGTCGTCTACTTGCTCGAAGGGGCCCGCGGAAGACGTACCCGCGTTGTTGATCAGGATGTCGATCCCCCCGTGAGCGGCGAGCGTGGCGTTCACCACCGCCTCCACGTCGGCGGCCCGGGTCACGTCGGCGGGATGGGCCAGGACCTGGACGCCGGTCGCCTGGCGAATCGTCTCCGCGGCGCGCTCGAGCACGTCCTTGCGGCGCGCGCAGATCACGACGCGCGCGCCCTCCGCGGCCAGCCGCAGCGCGGCGGCGCGGCCGAGCCCTTCGCTGCCTCCGGTGACGATGGCGACCTTGCCGGTGAGACCGAGATCGAGCATGGCGATGTCCTCCCGGTCGCGGATAGTAGCGGGGCGGGCGGGGCGCGGTCAAGGCGCGCCGCCCTCGTGATATGGTCGTCGCGATGCGACGAGTGCTGATCACCGGGATGAGCGGGCTCATCGGGGAGGCGACGCGCCGCCGCCTCGAGGGGCGCTTCGTTCTGCGCGCCCTGAATCGACGGCCGCTGCCCGGGGTGGATTGCCACCAGGCCGACATCGCCGACCTCGACGCGATCGCTCCCGCCTTCCGCGACGTCGACGCGGTGGTGCACCTCGCCGCGCACGTGGCGAGCGCCGACAACCGCGGGGAGTGGGACGCGGTGCTGCGCGACAACGTGATCGGCACCTACAACGTCTTCGAGGCGGCCCGGCGCGCCGGGGTCAAGCGCGTGATCTACGCGAGCAGCGGCGCGACGGTCAGCAGCATCGAGCGCGACGCGCCCTACGCGGCGCTGGCCGCCGGCCGCTACGACGAGGTCGCCGAGTGGCCGGTCCTCACCCACGAGTCGCCCCTGCGCCCGAACGGGCTCTACGGCTGCAGCAA
Encoded proteins:
- a CDS encoding DUF6569 family protein, whose translation is MNPLRRSFLKLLGGAALSVPAEAFAEPIRILPDGDALKPAPVAGRTSPDLQRMLAGLVPGPSMTQNALAAIWLQAPEGASRATTRIVTLDEARAASALTVTERAQASVPELIADNRGKSYVLLLAGEILIGGKQNRVLREDLLLPPLSGPRNVGVYCVEQGRWNEGRKDFESRSSVVQPSVRSEVLGNASQSRIWSGVAAASRDLRAPSPTGSYQAIYDKPEVRAHLDAASRRLDPAGVPRARGAAIFVGPRLAGIDAFDSPDLFAREWPKLLRAYALDAYGSAGSWDEPAARKRVESVLRGAARVEGGLRGNAGVGQLFEFGVERSRGAALLFEGAVVHLAIL
- a CDS encoding Tim44 domain-containing protein; its protein translation is MKRTAAMAVLLVLTLCPLLLASEAWARAGGGSSGGSRGSRSYSSPAKPPSSPVSPSQPSSPPVHQSPAPQPRPGWGGMMGGMFGGLLLGGLLGSLFFGGVPGGGIGLLEILIIAGLAWLAISYMRRRQAPERSGYAMAAGYGSGGYGGSSASRYDAPPSGRAETAVLEPPAGPSDLERGLGHVRQMDAGFDPRAVAETASDIFFKVQGAWTARDMASASSVLTPEMQTLLQRDCDRLRAERKINRLENIAVRSAEVTEVWQESGQDYVTVHFLASLLDYTTDETGARVLEGSRTEPVKFEEYWTLVRPVGPNPFRLSAIQQA
- a CDS encoding SDR family oxidoreductase, producing the protein MLDLGLTGKVAIVTGGSEGLGRAAALRLAAEGARVVICARRKDVLERAAETIRQATGVQVLAHPADVTRAADVEAVVNATLAAHGGIDILINNAGTSSAGPFEQVDDATWEADIQVKLIAAIRFCRLVIPHMKTRGGGRIVNVTTVGGKTPAARALPTSVTRAAGINLTKSLANEYAPDRILVNTICLGLVKSAQWERRAKGDLEGYYREVAKRVPVGRVGEAEEFADLAAFLCSARAAYITGTAINFDGGMSASF
- a CDS encoding NAD(P)-dependent oxidoreductase; translated protein: MRRVLITGMSGLIGEATRRRLEGRFVLRALNRRPLPGVDCHQADIADLDAIAPAFRDVDAVVHLAAHVASADNRGEWDAVLRDNVIGTYNVFEAARRAGVKRVIYASSGATVSSIERDAPYAALAAGRYDEVAEWPVLTHESPLRPNGLYGCSKVWGEALARHYADTTAMSMICLRIGHVSAEDRPVRPREFSVWCSRRDIAQMIERCLLAPDGLRFDVFFVTSDNQWSYRDIEHARAVVGFVPEDRAEDHRGSPEAGP